AGCGGCCACACCTGGTAGGTCCCCCTGATCCCGATCGGAATCACAGGCACGCCGGTATGGTGGGCAAGAAATGCCAGGCCCTCGTGCGGCGGCTGGAGTCGCCCGTCGGTACTGATCTTGCCCTCCGGAAAGATGAGAAGAGCGCCACCGCGCCTGAGGTTCTCGAGGCATTCCCTAATCGCCCCCAGGTCGAAGCGGCCACGCCTCACCGGGACGGGATGGAACGGTCTGACGAGCGGCCCGAGGATCGGCATCGTGAGGAGTTCAGCCGCGGCCAGAAATGTAAACCGGCGCTGAATGGCCGCCCCTAGAACCAGGGGGTCCATCTGGCTTGCATGGTTGGCGGCGAGGATAACCGGACCGCAGTCCGGGATGTGCTTCTCGCCGATCACCTCAAGTCGACAGCACAGGGTCAGAAGCCCTTTGAGAATCCACCGGAGCACGCCGTACCATATGGCGCCGAGCCCCGCCCGAGTCCAGGGACTGGCATTCGGTGGATACCCCTCCGCCCCCCGCTTTGAGCCTTCCACGGTTCTCTCGACCGCAGGACAGGTCACGGCCGGTCCCTTCCTTCCCACCACAGTAGTGGCTTCCCATAGACGGGGAGAATGGCCTTGTAGCCTGGCCTGTCCCCTTCGAAAAGAGGGATGGCGTTGATCCTGCCCGCGAGGATCCCCGCGTCCATGGAGCGCATTACCT
This genomic stretch from bacterium harbors:
- a CDS encoding lysophospholipid acyltransferase family protein, with amino-acid sequence MEGSKRGAEGYPPNASPWTRAGLGAIWYGVLRWILKGLLTLCCRLEVIGEKHIPDCGPVILAANHASQMDPLVLGAAIQRRFTFLAAAELLTMPILGPLVRPFHPVPVRRGRFDLGAIRECLENLRRGGALLIFPEGKISTDGRLQPPHEGLAFLAHHTGVPVIPIGIRGTYQVWPLGTRWPHRGRITVHIGSAIVPDRRSHRETRDVLTARVMEAIADLAGETRSARAEPTNGRGGRMAPATGTGRQDRLFLQRRDALRRGGAAGVISRLRWAFRPMPGRPRGPYD